The Plasmodium chabaudi chabaudi strain AS genome assembly, chromosome: 4 nucleotide sequence tatatgcaattaaggatatatttttttaataactcataaaaaaaacaaaccaATATAATTGACagaacaaaaatattataatatcattttgatatgtaaatattagtattatataatattcttcatataatatatgctcatttattgataatttatcatatatgtgtcaaattgttataaattttttattatagcatagaatatacatataaaaaatatatgtgcaccttgtgttaatattatatttttttaatagtcTACATGACTTTGATCAAGCTCGAAGTGTAgaaatcaaatatatacacatacaATCACAATTGTGTTTGagattaaatatattaaaaaggaatCAGGAAAAGTGCCAATAATACTTGATTTGTATATGTGTGAATAGATAGAGCGTATAGAATGATTTTAGCTAATAATGTTTATAAAGTTCCTAAACTAAAAGACCTGAAAAACTTGAGGATAGCAGAAAATGATAGTACAAATAGATATTCGTTCATTAACAAATTTGAGGAAAATGAATTAGAAGATATAGagaacataataaataataaggatATAAGTgtagataataaaatagaattattttattccaaATTAAACAGTAGTATACATGATATATTTAGGATAATAGCAGATTATACtagtttatatattataaatggGGAAGGTTTATTAATTCATGTATGTATGTTATTATCTAAgttttattcatttcaaAATGAAGAAGACCAAAACATTCTTAGTTTTAACAATAGTTTGAATATTAgtagtataatatattatattgaaaAGGTGTTAAGGGATTTTGCTTTATGTAATTCAAATttccatataatattttttaatgtttttaatttgttttttgaaaaagaaacaaaattattcgaaaattataatatcttAAGAAATGCATTTATAATtcattgtaaaaaaaatttgattccttattatatttttgataattggtataatgataataattataatatatacattataaaatataaacctttatttatgtttgtTGAAGACAgttcttcttttttatatttgtttaataaattttatgtaaGCGAAgttaatgaagaaaatgaattagATAATAATGCAGCAATATCAAAGAAAAGCGAAGCTGacgaaaaaacaaataacaACAGTGATAGCATTTTAGATGTCGAAAAAAACCGTAAggaatatttgaaaaaaaaaaaaatatatgattacTACAATGAAGAAATTAGAGAAATATCGCTttgcttttattttcttttaattaataatatattaagagATATAAAATCTGTGCTTTTTTTCAATGTGGAAATTGAGAAGAATACTGTAAATGCCTTttctataaattataagatgataaattttaaaacagttgagaaattaaatgaagaaTCAGCATCtctatttgaaaaaaatgtgtatcAAAGTATTGGTATTAGAGAAAGTATAGACTATGAGAAAGCTAATAGTGATTACACacagataaatatatcacaaaatataaaggattatgatttgatatataatgatgaaaaaaattatagcaAAGAAGAATTAGAATTACTTGAATTGTTTTCAGCAAATGCGAAAACAGATAACattaatttgaaaaatattgtattaaATGTGTTTTATTccaaaattaaagaaaCAATTATGAAGGATGATGAGAAAAAgaattttacatttttaactgtgaaacttatatttatgcataattatttaatagaaaaattaaatatgaaaaatttaaattgtatgcatgatatagaaaaaacGGATACAGATTATAGTAgttacaattttataaaatcacAAGTAGAaggatatatattatcttatttaaatatttataatttaatattgaaAAGTTTACAAGGATATATGTATTGTGATATTTTGCAAAATATTAGAAACACAGATATATTGCACTTTTTTAACTCTTCAataattcataatttaataagcTTTATATGCTATAAAATaagagaaaataattatataattaattatgaagatttttcatttgaagATTCAGacttttttgaaaaatcatttaaaaatgtagtaGGAAATGATGGCATGTCATTTTTTCCAAttaattttgaatttttactAAATTGCACTAATTTATTAcctaaaaatgaaacaaacGTTGTAGAAGGAAATGATAACAAAATAGACGAAAATACGATGAAAGATGGAAACCAATGTAAAAGTgaaatatcaaataataataaaataatcaacGTTAACCTGataaacattaaaaatgagTTTATAgagaatttttttcatattgaTAATAAGTCAAATGAAGCCGAAAGAAATACTAacgatataataaatgaaaataataaagggCATGAAATTAAGTATAAAGTAAATTATGTAGATAAGTATATAGAATATGATAGCGAATTTTTTGAGTTATGTGGATTGTTGCACATTACACAGAGAGAAGAAGTATATGATATTTATAGGcgttatataaaaatgtctAAAAATTCGAGAATATCAAAGGTAAGAAAAGAAGatgaaagaaatatattacgAGGACaacaaaaagaagaaaGAAGAAATGCTATAAttgcaaaatatttttatattagcTCATTACATCATccaattattatatcagAAAATCATCCATGgttgaaatattatatatataatattgataaattatataattatttaaaaaatgaagaaaataaaaaagtaattaATATGAGAATGAAAAGAATATTTGAAGAGACATTTTTGAAAGAGAGTACCCCAAGTATTTGTGATgcaaaaagtaaaaaaattaaaaaacagCAAAATTACGTTAAAATGTTTGAAGTTTTAGATGACATAAGTGGTGATGATAGTAACATCGATAATGATGggcaaaataataaagggaaaaaaggacaaaaagaaaaggaagaaaaaaaacatattaaagGAGGAAATTCAAATCAATTAACTCGAAAAGatgaaattttaaaaagaaaagaattgtcaaatgaaaaaaaattatatgaagtAGATTTAGAAAGATATAATGTATTAGaagcaaaaataaataaactgagtagcaataataattattctgAAATGAATACATGGTCATTAGATATAATATCAGGTTTTAATAGATTAGTagatgtatataattttaataatgttagtaatttaataaaaaatccaACTATTCAACTTAAGGTTAGTATGAAAGTTTTAAGTAATATGtttgatattattatgcatacaaaattaaaaaatgttaaaacTAATAAACAGAAATCAGACGCAATTAGAAGTGTAatgttaatttataaattggttaatgaaatttttaacaaatttaaagaGGTTCTAACTGAAAAAGATATTGTTCAGTTGCAAACTGTTTTGCTATCACTTGGGTTTAGAAATAGTagttataatttatttgaagaGTATATTAAGATAAAGATGAAACAAatagaagaagaaaataataatgatgcaGAAGAAGATAAAACgggtaaaaataaaaaaaatgtaaaaggaaaagaaaaaacaaaattgaaAGGTGGAGCTAAAGGTGGAAAAAACAAGGAAGAAGAGAAAGTGGGTCTAgataagataaaaaaaaaaggaagagAAGAAAGCAATTCAGAAATTGGAATAAAAGGATCGGATAggaaagaaataaaagaactttataaacataaaatcgAATCCGTAAAAACATACagtgaattaaaaatagatGAAGATAAAGAACATGAAtttcaattatattatatgtactATTTATTAGATAGAACAACAGGAAACATAAAAGATAAGCgtgttttatttactttAGATACTTggcaatataatatattaaatttagtAGATCGAagaaaaagtatattaGTTTCTTGTCCAACTAGTAGTGGTAAGacatttatttgttattatgTTATGGATAAGGTATTAagattaaataatgatagtGTAGTTGTATATGTTGCCCCTAATGATACATTAGCCTTACAAGTATTTCATGAAGTAAATGGAAGATTTAGCACAAAAAgttattcaaaatatggGGAAAGTAAATTATGCTCATATTTAACAGATAAATATGCACAAGATAAGGCATTAGAGGCTCAAATAGTTATAATATTACCTAGTgttttagaaaatattttattatcttaTTATTCGATGAGTGAAAATACGGGTTTAGAAACAAAAGTATCTAAATTTATTAGTAgaattgaatatataatttttgatgAAATTCATTGTATTGGAGATAAAGAATTTTATGGACCTCAAATTGAAAACATTATTCATTTAACAACTTGCCCATTTTTAGCATTATCTGCTACTATtggtaatataaaatatttttatgattggctaaaaaatgttatgataaaaaagggaaaagatgaaaaagatttgcatttaattaaattttatgaaagaTTTTCAGATTTggttttatatgtatatactaataaaaatttgcatCATTTAAACCCTTTGGCGTGCTATAATTATAgagatatattatataaggGTATTAATAAAGATTTTTATTGCAATCCTCgagaaatatatgaaattataatgttattatttgaattagctaaacaaaaaaaattttatgatttGGTAGAATTTTTAGAACcttcattttatttcaaatatacacgatgtataaataagaaacagtttatatattacatgCACAGTGTAAaagaaatgataatatatttaatacaaaataagtACATTACTAGTTCAGACTATGACATGTTCATACATATGTTGttatcaaattatttgaagAATACTGATGTATCTCGAGGAGAAAAGAAAGAAGAGGAAAAAcgtaataaagaaaaagagGTAGAGAAGAGGGAAACAGCCAAAGATGTTGATAGTAGCAGTGATAGTGATGAAGGgaataagaaaataaaaagtatgcAAAGCATAACAAAACATTTATACAAGCGAAAAGTGAAAGATGATGTACCAAAAGAGAAACTATTTCAGGAgttgtataaaaatgttgtattggatgaaaaatattacttaaataaatcaaacGATTTAGTAAAATATACTGAAACTGTAAATGTTGACCAAGAATATTTAGACAGTGGTAATTTAAtagaattattaaaacaCTTAGAAGATGTGAACTTTTTACCTTGcattgtttttaattttgaaagAAAAGAATTAGAAGATATGACTATCAATTTGATTAATGAACTTATGAGAAGACAAcatgataaatattatggAACTGATGAAAGGGCATTTAATACGAAGATGGAAAATAAGCTAAGGCAAGAAagatatgaaaatttattaaagcAAAGAGAAATgctattgaaaataaaaactgtATCTAGGAACCAAAGATTAGAACAAAATTTAGATAAAGATTATTTAGATATGTTAAATGAAGATGAGATACCAGAACCTCCTATAGATATTTCAGAAGAATATGATGgtgatttttatttttgcaaTAGAAAAGTATATCACAATTATGTTTTTGAAATAGAGGATTTGATAAAGGATGCAGAAAGAGCAATAGAAGGACGAAAAAATAAGGATATATTAATTGAAGGTTTAAAAAGAGGTATCGGTTTACACTATGAAGTTTTACCTTACAAATTTACAATTATAGTTGAATCTTTATT carries:
- a CDS encoding ATP-dependent RNA helicase DDX60, putative, which translates into the protein MILANNVYKVPKLKDLKNLRIAENDSTNRYSFINKFEENELEDIENIINNKDISVDNKIELFYSKLNSSIHDIFRIIADYTSLYIINGEGLLIHVCMLLSKFYSFQNEEDQNILSFNNSLNISSIIYYIEKVLRDFALCNSNFHIIFFNVFNLFFEKETKLFENYNILRNAFIIHCKKNLIPYYIFDNWYNDNNYNIYIIKYKPLFMFVEDSSSFLYLFNKFYVSEVNEENELDNNAAISKKSEADEKTNNNSDSILDVEKNRKEYLKKKKIYDYYNEEIREISLCFYFLLINNILRDIKSVLFFNVEIEKNTVNAFSINYKMINFKTVEKLNEESASLFEKNVYQSIGIRESIDYEKANSDYTQINISQNIKDYDLIYNDEKNYSKEELELLELFSANAKTDNINLKNIVLNVFYSKIKETIMKDDEKKNFTFLTVKLIFMHNYLIEKLNMKNLNCMHDIEKTDTDYSSYNFIKSQVEGYILSYLNIYNLILKSLQGYMYCDILQNIRNTDILHFFNSSIIHNLISFICYKIRENNYIINYEDFSFEDSDFFEKSFKNVVGNDGMSFFPINFEFLLNCTNLLPKNETNVVEGNDNKIDENTMKDGNQCKSEISNNNKIINVNLINIKNEFIENFFHIDNKSNEAERNTNDIINENNKGHEIKYKVNYVDKYIEYDSEFFELCGLLHITQREEVYDIYRRYIKMSKNSRISKVRKEDERNILRGQQKEERRNAIIAKYFYISSLHHPIIISENHPWLKYYIYNIDKLYNYLKNEENKKVINMRMKRIFEETFLKESTPSICDAKSKKIKKQQNYVKMFEVLDDISGDDSNIDNDGQNNKGKKGQKEKEEKKHIKGGNSNQLTRKDEILKRKELSNEKKLYEVDLERYNVLEAKINKLSSNNNYSEMNTWSLDIISGFNRLVDVYNFNNVSNLIKNPTIQLKVSMKVLSNMFDIIMHTKLKNVKTNKQKSDAIRSVMLIYKLVNEIFNKFKEVLTEKDIVQLQTVLLSLGFRNSSYNLFEEYIKIKMKQIEEENNNDAEEDKTGKNKKNVKGKEKTKLKGGAKGGKNKEEEKVGLDKIKKKGREESNSEIGIKGSDRKEIKELYKHKIESVKTYSELKIDEDKEHEFQLYYMYYLLDRTTGNIKDKRVLFTLDTWQYNILNLVDRRKSILVSCPTSSGKTFICYYVMDKVLRLNNDSVVVYVAPNDTLALQVFHEVNGRFSTKSYSKYGESKLCSYLTDKYAQDKALEAQIVIILPSVLENILLSYYSMSENTGLETKVSKFISRIEYIIFDEIHCIGDKEFYGPQIENIIHLTTCPFLALSATIGNIKYFYDWLKNVMIKKGKDEKDLHLIKFYERFSDLVLYVYTNKNLHHLNPLACYNYRDILYKGINKDFYCNPREIYEIIMLLFELAKQKKFYDLVEFLEPSFYFKYTRCINKKQFIYYMHSVKEMIIYLIQNKYITSSDYDMFIHMLLSNYLKNTDVSRGEKKEEEKRNKEKEVEKRETAKDVDSSSDSDEGNKKIKSMQSITKHLYKRKVKDDVPKEKLFQELYKNVVLDEKYYLNKSNDLVKYTETVNVDQEYLDSGNLIELLKHLEDVNFLPCIVFNFERKELEDMTINLINELMRRQHDKYYGTDERAFNTKMENKLRQERYENLLKQREMLLKIKTVSRNQRLEQNLDKDYLDMLNEDEIPEPPIDISEEYDGDFYFCNRKVYHNYVFEIEDLIKDAERAIEGRKNKDILIEGLKRGIGLHYEVLPYKFTIIVESLFRLGYIKIIFSNKNLSLGINIPCKSIIFTGHTYELNSLMFKQTSGRAGRRGFDLYGNIIIWNINFKNLKRLITCPLQTLSGTYCVNFTNICRSMLLYNCLKKYREMEEIAHRNKAIVNKPSKKKKKEETMSVAEKEEIFEKNRFININYFSRVNGILSLFYNTLYYINAFHDENNKALENIESNKNVEHVKGGDKTSHNTNNYDVICESDYLNFRKEEFLEYKEKDISSDFINRKYEYNELICEIIENKKKNKYMSIFENQKNLKELSFMIKIHFLIYINILVEMEALDDDGNVINLTELSILLKKECDNNFLLTHLFRKRIIHNLIGDDVFLSYSNSEVSLQKIIDCITFEKNYSRNAIVDDASRGKFILLFILSHFINKIKENKIALTNILINYNNKSRNRLELFSHKYFPLLHTLPKSVQNHVNNLEKLILNNLINYSIIIISKLKLWNRKNTYLLPYTQLYIFEEHPSSNLVDIFNNTNSEFINYYKGKVDDYNIRSPFLAPLYKNDKFDNLCELLYTSLIDLDMKKNMIPDIMEDYVYFYKFENGSIKEEKTCLKNSYMIDYFLHGKYYVLRNKNKLGQYTWYIIDRFIDSLKNIENYLYEIKREKDFSNDIFYTCLSSMKDILQKHFKSINSE